Below is a genomic region from Castanea sativa cultivar Marrone di Chiusa Pesio chromosome 2, ASM4071231v1.
AGTGAAAGAACCATGTTACTCACCAACAGGCTTTCCTTGCTGAGGAGAGCAATTTGATttctaaatcttcttattgACAACTTAAAGATGCAAAGAAGAATATAGAAGTGTGATGAGGAAGGCTTGATTTGCCACTGAAGTTCATGCGGCATAGTCAGTgatcatgaaaaaaatttagaaagattCATTCCATGGTGAAAACTTTTCAGCGAAATATTTTGGTGTTAACTAAGTTTCTCAACAAGCTCCATGGGAGCAGGACAATCCTGAAGAAGATCCTACAATATATCCAAATTGCTGATAAAAACGAGTTAATGACTTTGAAACACTAACTATTGTGAGTTTCTCAATAGTGTACTGacaatgaaaatttcaaaattgtaaaGAAAACTGCTGATATCTTCCTATGTTGATTTCATAATCAATAAAACATGCTAGAACAAGATAAAACTTAGAGATGTGTGTCAGCATGTGCACAAGTATCTCAAGTGAATCTAGATTTCAATAAGATGAACAACATTAATTTTACTGAAAGGCTATAAGAAGAGTTAACAAGTGCACCAAAGTAATTTATAACCTACTCGTGTCCAAAACCATATTACAAGTTATTAACCAAAAGATGGAATGAATAAACGTTGTTTTGGATAGGaacttaaaagaaatataaaaagcatTTAACAATGATGGATAAAGTGTGCCTATGAAGCTTTTTCATTGTGTAAGTTCATATTTCACAGATTGGAGAACACTAGCTAATGTTTAAGAAGAGATGACTTCACATTATTATCATCCAACCCTTCATAATCAATGTCGATTTAGTCTGAAAGAGAATTATCTGCCTCTATATTTTGCATTTCAGATTCTATTAATGCATACAGTCTTGCATGTTCACGGTCTCTTGGGTATGTGCAGTAGAGGAAGGAGTAGATGAAGCAACAAATTGCCGCTGGAATGCCAATTGCTGGGTAGAGTGCCTTGGCGAGTGATGCAGCATTCTGTCTATCCGTTTCAATTTTCGCAAAGGTTGATGACGCTTTCGAAATTGGTTTATAACCATAAACGTTCTGAGCCAAAATCCCAACTACAGCGGGAGCAAATGACGATAGTATGGTCTCAAATGATCGATCCAAAGCATAGATGCTCGTACGAGACTTCTCAGGGACTATTTCTGCAAATATTGGACTGTCCACACATTTTACGTTCAAAGAAAACTAGAAAAGTAGAGAATATGAGATATAATTCAATTTGTTCAAGTTAAAATTGCCTGAGTTTGGCCCGCATTACTTCATATTTAATATGACCATATGCATTTGGATGTAAAAGCAGCACTCATTTACGCTGGAGACCAATAGGATTTACCGTTGAAatattacacaaagtaataaaaaaagaaaaaatttaacacaaaaaaaaaatagaaattaaataacTTGGGGGCAGAAGCTCCTGGATCATTTTCCCCATTACTTCGATCAATCGAGCAAACGTTTCGACTGATCgaacatataaaattttaaaatttgaatttttttactttatcaattttataaaacaatattctccaaactcaaacatcattattacaatCTATTtatgtatatacctatatatacaacatgtACGTCTATTTTAAATGCCTTCTCCGAAGTTATAATTTAATTCAAGATGATTCTAATCACAACTCATAAAAAATACTTGGCTAGCCAAAGAAGATAATGAAGAATATGCTCAAAGCTGACACATGATTAAGCtcccaaaatattgtttgtgtaaagttgtgattcacaactatgttttatgttaactttattttatgacaaaaagtgttgtatttgctttaatttgttccttgtattttgtgagattttattgtattggattcattattaagttggtgaagactcaagcttaattgaagatcaGTGCATTTCGCGACTAGCTCACGAGAAGTTTGCGAGAAGGGTTCCCGCGAAAAGGGCATGCGagaagcacatgactagaagctGGAGAGTCGTGTCAGGATGTCAATTTCACGAGtatctcgcgggtaaggccttctcgcgagatacccacgaaactctctgcctggaggatttttaagtgtgacttttttacccttcacccatactacatatactctcattacccaGAAAAGTATGTGAGAccattcaaagagaaaaatcctagataggttttctacaacacacacacccatcttttagagagagagctactcatccttagtgagaaatcattgtaacatcttctccttccctctcctattgtcataccttgagaggagatttgtacccaaacacaacacACACACTTTCAGAGCGTAGAGAGTGCTTTGGAGTTTGGGAAACTTTGGAGATTTGTCAAAAGAAGCCGATGAgacttggcggatgcaatcgtgcgtattgcgggatccggaaagctagagaagacatgattCCGAGAAGTCCGTTagtagtaggagcttggagggcttaagtacattgggtagactaggcttggagggtcttttgttattcatgtactccaactttattttctagtggatcgatttaccgcttggagggcggcggagaggttttccgccgagttctttggtttcctcttcgataggaactttattctctagtggatcgatttaccgcttgtgTTAAGcaactcttgtgtttttaacacaaatccgaacTTTCAGTTTGCAAATTTGGTTTTAACACAAAGGACTAGCAGATCCCCAAAAAAGGTTGGGGTATCCAAACTACTTATCCAAAAATTATATTCCTTGAAAGTGTTTCAAGACTAAAACACTGTTGCTCTAAAATTTGGCTACAGTATTGTCCAATTATGAAGGGAAAACCTGACTTAATTGGTCATACAACAACCAAACGCATCAACAGTTCCTACACAGAGCAACTTGGTCCCCAGTTATGTTTGTGGTCATTTACCTTTAAACACCAATAATATTGGGTATCAGATGATTAAGATTCCCTAGGGTGGTGTTACTATACTGTGGATGCACATTGGTTTTTTGCACTTCATTATCTCCCCATATGCACAATGAAAAAATGCCCTTTGGTTCTCAAAattaggaaagaaaaatatatttgatcCAGTATACATACTTGTTAGTTGCTGCAGCATCCCAGGATGAAAAAAATCCCAGAATGAACAAGGCCAGTCCATGCATAAATGCAGTGGATGGATCATCGGGCAATACTAGCAGCAAAACTGCAGCTGTAGGAACAAGCGAAGCTGAGCTTATTTGTGACAGAATAATTCTTCCTGAATTGGGTAAGCATTTTGCAAGGTTATCCCCCATCCATCCACCAAACACACATCCAAATGAAGCACCAATTATTAGTATGGTCCAAAGGACTGCTGTTTGTTCATGGGAGAAACCTATAAGCTCCAACCACATAGGGGCAAATGAAAAGGCTGATCCAGGGATTGAACCAGAGACACCTTGTGCGACAATTATCTGGAAAGATGGGATTCTTATTACCGATTTTGCTTCTTGAATCAGCTCTTTAACATTTGACCAAAAAGGTTTATGAATAACTTGATTTCTAGCACCACTATCACTCTTAGAAAAGCGTGGATCATTCGCAAAGAGGCGGACCAATATCCCAACTATGACACTTATAAATGCCACCATATGGAAAGCAATTCTCCAGCCAGCCACGCCCATGACTGATTTTGAGGCTATAAGTACTGAACAGAACCCACCAAAGATGGAGCCAAGGTTTGCTGTTAGTTGTAACAATCCAAAAGCCAAACCACGATTGCTAGCATCAGTTGAGTCAGCAACAAGAGACTGAATGGCAGGTATGACAATGGCAAGTCCAATTCCATTTAAACCTCGTGCGACTGCAACCTAATTAGCCAAATGATTCTACCATATGTTATATTATGCAGCTGAATTAGAAAGGCCTAATTTTCCTACCAAAGCAATAaatgccattaaaaaaaaaaactcctgcCCACGCATAAACTTAAGTTGTTTAAGATTCAACTTGTCAAAGCTTCAACCATCAAAGCATGCAACTCCTCCATTAAAACTTCGACATTCCAAGTTTCTTATGTTTTTCCTTAACTCAATTAAACTTGACTTGGATAACACCCAAATGCACTAAATTTTGTTAAACTGCCATAGTTTTCAATTTCCTCATCAGATTTCAAATATCatcaatctcttcttcttctttttttcttaaaataggtAATTTTATTTGGTGGcctaattcctttttttttttttggctaactAGTTATTTGTGTTGTTTACAATTGCCTtttagtatccgtttggatacacgTTTGCGTTTTGCTTCCGTgcgttttctctttttttcttttttttttttctttttttcaagcCATAACTTTTAACTATTCTTCCGTGAACAGTATACCCGTATACAGTACctgtgaacagtaaccgcacTGTTTATGCACATGGATTCACTGTGCAGAGACAAGTGCACTGTTCAGCACTATTCACGGGACCCATAaacactttatttaaaaatatatatattaaaaatgagtcccacaatactattcacacatttaaaaattattttgctacattgttttcagttttcgaCAATAAGTTATATCCAAACGAAcctttacattttctttttcttttttgtgtggaaaGTAGGTAGATAGTGGGGTAGGAAAGGTCAAAGATAAAGttcaaaacacaaacatgtAACGCTACCAAAGTTACCAGTATGCTATCACCCTGAAGCACACACAATTGCCTATACGTTGACGAGCAACAATATGAACTAACACCAAGTTAGACATCAAGAACCCATATTGCCAATTAATTTCCTAGACCATCGAACTCAACATACTAGATAGGTATAGATCAACActcactccccccccccccccaacacgCACGCACGcacgcacgcacacacacacacacaaggaaaAACACgcacacaacacacaaaatGCACCATATTATATACAATACAAGTCTAAAAATATCAACAAACAATCAGAAATCTGCCCATGCCATCAAATCTACAGTGATAAACACAAGCAAGAGGAAACTGTAACATGTAGATAGATACCTGGAAGAAGGTGGAAGAGATGGCAACAAGGAAAGTAGCTGCAGCCCAGAGGAATGCACCAAGAGCAATGACATGGGCACGGTTGTGATTGCTAGCTAAGTAAGCAGCAAGTGGGTAACACAAAGACTGCACTATGGATCGAAAAAGAGTGAGTGAGCCCAAACCAGTCGGGTCAGTGTGGAGAGCTGCTCCTACTTCCTTGTACACCCCAGGCAGCAACTTCTCGTCAGCTCTCTCCATTATGCTCGCTAGATTTACCAAGAGTAATGTCACAGTCTCTGACTTCATCTTCTTGTTTGATCAAAGCAAGTACTGTCCTCTGGCTTCGCTATATTTTTGGAAGGGGTTTGTGATAGTTTGAGTTTGTGGTGGAAGAAAATCTTGCACCCGGCGTATACGCTGGGTCTCTCACACAGAGGCAGGCCCCACATGCTGGAGGATCCACCTGTTTGCGAGAGTCTCGGCATATATGTGGTGTACACGATCTACTACCTCGTGGTGGAGACTGGAGACTCAAAAGAGATTTAAATAGCAAGTTGGGAATGTGGAATGGacaaattgacaaattttttggcACTTTGTTTAATTGTCAAGGTTTTATTGGTGTTATTTGGGCCAACTAAGGacgtcaattttttttttttatctgttacttatgaaattttatttgagaaattgaaaaaatagtCATATagttagttaattttttatttttctataaaaatttttaaaaaaaaaattattaatgtatGCCGTGAAAGTATACATTAGTAAAATTCTACTAAAAAACTTCTGAAGTGTCAATTTTTTGTCTCGACTTTCTTCTTGAAGACCAAACTTGCTAGTTATTAATTagagaaattatattttcataatatttttataatatttttacaataaattttaaatgtcaaGTTGTTATGAGTTGTTTTtggtagataaaaaaataatttcaatgataaatttaaattaaaaccaataataacttatcatttataattttttgtaataatattGGGAAAATATTGTAATCCAATAATTTCTCTATTTTGGATTAACATGTTTGTCATATAATCAAAGTCTTGAAATGTGGGTCTTGTAGTAGAATGCTGTCTCTTCATCTATTATTCTCCATATGGCCGTGTCCAAAtaaattcaacaattttttgttttgtaacttttgttatatatatgaaaaaatgcACAGACAACAAAGAAAGATTTACCAAAATGTTTGATACTTACTTCACTTGAGTCATTTAATCTTGGTATGTACAATGAGTAAGGGACCTTAGGGAATCGGGATTTTATCTAAGAAGCCAAAACATGAAGCAAAAAATTTTGACCCcttatgaataaaaaaacaaattaaagtttaaaattaaattattacataaaaataaaagtagtatttattcaatattaataaataaaaagcacaAAATAATTAGTAATACATTTAAACTCTCATACGTATTATCAAATAAGAACTTAAAATTCCCTTAAATCTTTGAAATCATTTATCATTGATTGCATACTAAATTTTGCAACAATTTCCCTTgtaatatacaaaattaaagaGTTTTTTAGATTGtcatctaccattttttttattatatatttttttaaaattttgaataatattaaTAGTTGAAATTATGGTTCCATAATTGCAATATAAAAACTAGAAGAGTGCAAGTATGCATgctataaataaattgattggCTATTTATCTTCTAGTGCTTAATAGCCATTGACacaattcaaaatatttaacaattttttaaagtttagatgTTGAAATACTTGTgggttctaattagctcaactggtaaaatttttgatagttgaataagagatatattgttcaatccccgcctacaccaaatactgattggtgtcttagtctgatgataaagagctattattaggagcggacatcataggttaaaactttctcaaaaaagagagagagagagagagagatgttgaAATACTTTATACTCATAATGGTGAAATATTGTGAAgtctttttgataaaataaaaaaaaaataaaaaaataaaaaataaaaacttcttgCAAATAAATATAATCAATTCTAAAGAAATCCAAATGCATCTCAAGGATCTAGAGCTAAACTTCCGGGGAAAATACTTGAAAGCATTGACTGAGTTAATCAGAATTTTCTTTGGGGCTCCTCGGATTCAGTCAGAAAGATGCACTGGATTGGATGGAATAAGGTGACAAAGCCTAAAGAGGAAGGTGGTCTTGGGCTGCAAAGAGCAAAAGGGCGAAACACTGCATTGCTGGCAAAGCTAAACTGGAGGTCGGCTACTGAAAAGGAAGCTTTATGGGCCAAAGTGTTAAAGCAGAAATACTGCAAGCTACTCCTATAGCTATGACAGGTAGAGGTAAGGACAGATTAGTGTGGATGGAGAATCCAAGGGGTatatttgatttgaaaagtgcTTATAGTATTGCTGATAGCTCTGGTCCTGGTCTTTCCTTTGCTGCGAGGTGGGTTTGGAGAGCTAAAACTCTTCTAAAAATAAAGACTATTCTTTGGAGGTGTGCTCATGAGAGCATCGGAGTAAAGGCGTGCCTGGTTAGAAGAGGATTGGGGGATGATGTTTTCTTTGCATCAGACTAAAGGCGTACAGTTTTCTTTGCAATATATCGTCTCCTTtaccacacacaaaaacaaaaaaacaaaaaaaacccttaGAATAACCAATTCCACAACACACttatattgataatttatttgagcataaaaaaaatatccagTCAACATTTACGCTAAATTGTAAAGTCATTTTgttgatggcaaaaaaataataatgataatcaTTTTCATAgaacacacaaatatatatatatataagtctgatttttaaatgatttgatttttttttaaataaaggaTTTTCTTtgttagtaaatttttttttttttttagaaggactGGCATAGATTAATGGCTATGTGGTTACCGAACATTTTGGGTTCTTTGGGTAAACCATAAATTTTGGAGACTGACTTTTGGGAGGGgtcaaatatgaattttttgaaCCATACAAGcccaataatcaaaattaatatttggccCAACACTTACTAAATATATGGCCCACGACAAGCAAAAACGGCTCGCTAGGCCTTTAAGGAgcttttgatttaatttttccgAGATTTAGATTGTGTGGCCCAAAACGTCTTAGTATTGTAGTATGTTTCAAATTGGGATGTAAGGGCATGTTTGTACGCCGCAATAGCCATAAGCCATCCTTTGTTTCAAAGGTTAACATtttctgggaaaaaaaaaaaaaaagtcatttttcaaaacatattttctGAAAGgatatcttttttttgttaatctcatttttttaaatctttggtAGTGACCTTAACAATGAGTTGAAAAACTGTCTTTTGgtttcccttatttagcttgtcGTGAGATAAAGGTGCGGTTTGGATACAGATTATCCTGCGTCTGCGTCTGCTGCtgctgcgttttttttttttttttttttttttttttttttttttttgctgatgCACGGGTCAAGGGGAcagcggctactgttcatgcactgtgcatgaacagtagcccgcttttgctgacttttcagcacatttgtgggtcccgtgtactgttcacgggacccacaaacttcacttttcagatttttttaaattaaaaatgggacccacggcactatttacacatttaaaaattattttggtacagtgttttcagttttcagttttcagttttcagcaataagctgtatccaaacggacccaaagtttttttctttgaaaattttaatagaaaaaaatctataaaaaataagtcatatttttaatagaattttttgtTGGCCGTAATTAGTTTTCCTTCGGCCTATTCTGATATAcctaacacaaaaaaaaatagaagactAATGGgctttagtaaaaaaaaaaatccagttcTGTATAATCCCAATGATTTATTCAGCTTTGGGCTAGACGAGGCTCAGGCTAGACAAGCCAGTAGAGCAGGCCATGCATCTTGATATTTACCCACGGATGGATGGAAAAACCTCCCTCTACGTGTATTAGATATCTTTCCAATGCTAATATCGGATTAGAGAACAATggtatttaaacaaaatatcaTTGTAAATTGACTTTGAAAAGAGTTATAAAATTCTCAAAGGTGAacaaacccatttttaatacTCAATTTCGCGGTTCAGATTTTACTTCTTATTATATATCTAACAAAATAGTAATATACATAGTttcacatcatttaaaattttaaatgatataatattaatttctaCTATTTGAGTATATCATAGATGTCCTAGACCCTTTATTGTGAGTTTCCACATGAAAGTAATCCAAGTAATAGAGttaatcccatcaaaaaaaaaaaaagtaatagagTTATTACAcgtatacacacatatataaaagcGCTAATAATCCTACAATTGAAAGCGCCTTAATAAAATTGTAGTAATTCTGTAGATGTAGTCACTTAGCCCTAATTTTGAGTAAATCGCATAAATTTGTGCATTTGTATGTGTGttgatattttctatttttttttcctgttattTTTATCTCATAGATATGGGTTGGGTTTCCTTTTTAATAACCGTGAATAGCGTATTAAGTTATTGAGtacacaaatttttattaaaaaatattagctcgagaaaaaagagatggtcaccatctttcttttctctaatgtgttttgtaacttaattgaGTTATTATGATGGACTAAATTCAATGAAATCATTcctaacaaagaaaaatggaaacaaCTTGGACCTCAGATTCGATTTCTATGATCCAATACTACGTTTAGTTGGAAGGAAattggaaatgaatgaaatttgattggTGGAATTTTATTGTTTGGTCAGCATGAAAGATAAAAAGGGATATTTGGACAGAGGGAACTTTCCTAGGACGACTATTGACTATTGTTCAccatttaccattttttttccttccaaagtTGGgcaaaaaggaaggaaaataaagcttcaattctaataaaattatttttgaaccCTCACTATCAATTGCcataaaatacaattaaaaagagTATATAAGAGTCAAATCACTAACAatgcatattttttctttctctgctCTTGAATAATCAAACACAAGAAACTCATtactttttcctctctttctttcatcCAAACCTAAAAGAGAAAATTCATCATTATCCTTTCCTTCTAGATTTAACATCTTTTCTATTCCTTTTCCACCTCCTTAGAgcaattcaatttttaattatagttTTGAAAGAGCTTTTCCACATAGAATGAATTCAGGAATGCAAAAAtattcataacttttttttcaacaatcaTTAAAATATGCGCATTTCAATTAGTTtcactaataaaatattttatcatcgaataaaatatttagagtTTAATACCCACttacacaaaaacaaatcatTGATACCTTAACttgataataaataacaaatatactactatgtgtgtgtgtatatatataataagatgaaTGTCTATAATAAAATCTTTCATTCATAATTTACaacttaaatttatattaaaatgttAGATCATTCATATTATAAGTGCAActtaaaaaactactttatatATTAACATTTCACTTTATAATACATCccatattaaatattttattattttaccagtTTATTTGAGCATTTtgcttttattctttctttcacCACGTatgtctttttctctctaacttTCATTCAAataaaacttcttctttttttcattttttgtgtttaaccATTTAGTTATAGTAAATTGCCAAAGATGTaggtgttaaaaaaattaacatgtagtgggtttttctttcttattattatttttttgggtgaaactTTTGATGTGAATGGTGTATATGATAGGAATTATTCGAGTGGAGTGCAATAcaacaaagagaaggagaggTTAGAGAAGAGGTCGCCATCAAAAATCATAATCTGTGTCAGTGTCAAGTGTCAAGGGGATGGATGGGTCATCAGAAATCCGTACAACTGAGAGAGGCGCAGCCGAGCAGGTACAAAAATAATCCACTTGGGTAGGCCGTGTGGGGCCCTTCACTATGACATGGACATGGACGCCACccatatcatcatcatcatcacacGTTAACTTAACTCCCTTCCCTCTTTGGGCTCGGGCCCACGTCCACTCATTATCACACGTGTTACTTTCCTAATAGGCTCTGTGAGGGCCCAAAATGAATAGTCTCAATTGTACTAAGCCTGAGGTGAAGCTGACGTAGAGGGCCtcctatttttttctcaatattgACAAAAGAAATAGTCTTTCATAAACAATGTTTCAAATTAATTGAGATAAATTCTCGGAcagtaaaataattaatatataaatgataaatattcgAGCTAGATGCTAGAACCttttgatattataaaattatgtgaATTGTGCCTAATGGCAGTTGTgagttgtgattaattttttggtaattttgtttgagtttgaaggagtaaaaataaaactcggtttaagtttttggaattttttattattattgaaaataactTTTAATGGTGATGGTTGAGGTATAATCAATAATGTATGAGAGATGTTTTTAGATATGTTTTGTATATTAGCTACTGATTTACCACCATCTTAAATAAAACACATGCTGATccccttctccaaaaaaaaaagatttacatTTGGTATgctaaaaaaatgttgtttgagCATACCAGAACCTATTTTTGCTATTGTAACACATCATTTAACAATACTTTACATTTCACCTTCTATTCTGGCATACAGCAcattaaaataaccaaaaagaactcttatcatatataaaataaaa
It encodes:
- the LOC142626456 gene encoding uncharacterized protein LOC142626456; translation: MKSETVTLLLVNLASIMERADEKLLPGVYKEVGAALHTDPTGLGSLTLFRSIVQSLCYPLAAYLASNHNRAHVIALGAFLWAAATFLVAISSTFFQVAVARGLNGIGLAIVIPAIQSLVADSTDASNRGLAFGLLQLTANLGSIFGGFCSVLIASKSVMGVAGWRIAFHMVAFISVIVGILVRLFANDPRFSKSDSGARNQVIHKPFWSNVKELIQEAKSVIRIPSFQIIVAQGVSGSIPGSAFSFAPMWLELIGFSHEQTAVLWTILIIGASFGCVFGGWMGDNLAKCLPNSGRIILSQISSASLVPTAAVLLLVLPDDPSTAFMHGLALFILGFFSSWDAAATNNPIFAEIVPEKSRTSIYALDRSFETILSSFAPAVVGILAQNVYGYKPISKASSTFAKIETDRQNAASLAKALYPAIGIPAAICCFIYSFLYCTYPRDREHARLYALIESEMQNIEADNSLSD